From a region of the Thermosipho melanesiensis BI429 genome:
- a CDS encoding MBL fold metallo-hydrolase, whose translation MNVKILCNDEAKDGFYEEHGLSILVNDEILFDTGASDVFIKNAKKMKVDLRGIKKIVVSHGHYDHVGGLKYLIGKVNAPVYIHKNAVIPKYSGDRFVGSPFEIENLKLEKKFIKGNIKIDNLYVINNVPLEKNTIDKKYKINGGRDFFHDEINIVIDNILFTGCAHRGIENILKVALKTHAIKYVIGGFHLINASLERIRNIVEIFGKNNLVVIPLHCTGVKAISIMKSILKENCIILKAGDEWDLL comes from the coding sequence ATGAATGTGAAAATTTTATGTAATGATGAGGCAAAAGATGGTTTTTACGAAGAACATGGTTTATCAATATTGGTAAACGATGAGATACTTTTTGATACAGGTGCAAGTGATGTTTTTATAAAAAATGCAAAAAAGATGAAAGTGGATCTTAGAGGTATTAAAAAAATAGTCGTTTCCCATGGTCATTATGACCATGTAGGTGGTTTAAAGTATTTGATTGGAAAAGTTAATGCGCCAGTGTATATTCACAAAAATGCTGTTATTCCAAAGTACAGTGGTGATCGATTTGTTGGAAGTCCTTTTGAAATAGAAAATCTTAAATTAGAAAAGAAATTTATAAAGGGAAATATAAAAATAGATAATCTTTATGTCATAAATAACGTTCCACTTGAAAAAAATACAATTGATAAAAAGTATAAAATAAATGGGGGACGTGATTTTTTTCATGATGAGATAAATATAGTTATTGATAATATTCTTTTTACAGGGTGTGCTCATAGAGGAATTGAAAATATTTTGAAGGTCGCTTTAAAAACTCATGCTATAAAATATGTAATTGGAGGATTTCACCTTATAAATGCTTCTTTAGAGAGAATAAGAAATATTGTAGAAATTTTTGGAAAAAATAATTTGGTTGTTATTCCTTTACACTGCACAGGTGTCAAAGCAATATCCATAATGAAAAGTATCCTTAAAGAAAATTGCATAATTTTAAAGGCAGGTGATGAGTGGGATTTGTTATGA
- a CDS encoding PadR family transcriptional regulator codes for MSKKGAGKYRKKFIEPFVLLIIAENPMHGYEIANKLFEYGIELTGLGQMGNIYRILSKLESEGFVISKWDNSSQGPSKKIYYITKKGIEQLLVSKDEFINIISKLETFIEKVSKFTENVY; via the coding sequence ATGAGTAAGAAAGGAGCTGGAAAATATAGAAAAAAATTTATCGAACCATTTGTATTGTTAATTATAGCGGAAAATCCGATGCATGGTTATGAAATTGCCAATAAGCTCTTTGAGTATGGAATTGAACTAACTGGTCTTGGGCAAATGGGGAATATTTATAGGATTCTTTCAAAATTGGAAAGTGAAGGATTTGTAATTTCTAAATGGGATAATTCATCTCAAGGACCATCAAAGAAAATTTATTATATAACTAAAAAAGGAATTGAACAATTGCTGGTTAGTAAAGATGAATTTATCAATATAATATCTAAATTAGAGACTTTTATTGAAAAAGTTTCCAAGTTTACTGAAAATGTTTATTGA
- a CDS encoding FAD-dependent oxidoreductase translates to MKKYDVIIIGGSAAGIVAATTGKCCYKDKSFLMIRKDRDALVPCGIPYVFGVLGTTQKNIIPLEAITKSGVEFLNDEVVKIDRESKIVVTKQGEQFQYEKLILATGSKPFVPNIKGKELKNTFVVPKNKEYLDKMIEELKSLDKIVVIGAGFIGVEVSEQLAKVGKNVTIVEILPHILGKAFDSEIAKIAQEELEKLGIRVYTNTKVVEIKGDEKVREVLLDNGELLESDAVIFATGYVPNTELAKEAGLELNKYNAIRVDSYMRTSDPDIFAIGDCAQKVDFITRKSVPVMLASTATSEARIAAMNLYKLSTVRSFLGTIAIFSTKIGNRVFASAGLTEEEAKKNNFDIKVGYFEGVDKHPGSLPNTNKQIVKLIVSKESDIIIGGEVVGGDSAGELINVIGMEIQNSVTITELFISQIGTHPLLTSAPTAYPLIKAAEKVFMSK, encoded by the coding sequence ATGAAGAAGTACGATGTAATAATAATTGGTGGAAGTGCGGCAGGGATAGTTGCTGCAACAACGGGAAAGTGTTGTTATAAAGATAAAAGTTTTTTAATGATTAGAAAAGACAGGGATGCTTTAGTTCCGTGTGGGATTCCATATGTGTTTGGAGTATTGGGAACAACTCAGAAAAACATAATTCCTCTCGAAGCAATTACAAAATCTGGAGTTGAATTTTTAAATGACGAGGTAGTAAAGATTGACAGAGAATCTAAAATAGTTGTTACTAAACAAGGGGAACAATTTCAATATGAAAAGCTTATTTTGGCAACAGGTTCAAAACCTTTTGTTCCCAATATAAAAGGTAAAGAACTTAAAAATACGTTTGTTGTTCCTAAAAATAAAGAATATCTTGATAAGATGATTGAAGAGTTAAAGAGTTTGGATAAAATAGTTGTTATTGGTGCAGGTTTTATAGGTGTTGAAGTTTCAGAACAGCTTGCAAAGGTTGGAAAAAATGTAACTATAGTGGAAATATTACCTCATATTTTAGGTAAGGCATTTGATAGTGAAATTGCAAAAATTGCACAAGAAGAATTGGAAAAATTGGGAATAAGGGTATATACAAATACCAAAGTTGTTGAAATAAAAGGCGATGAGAAGGTAAGAGAAGTATTGCTTGACAATGGAGAGCTATTGGAAAGTGATGCTGTTATTTTTGCAACAGGTTATGTTCCAAATACAGAGCTTGCAAAGGAGGCAGGTCTTGAATTGAACAAATATAATGCTATTCGTGTTGATAGTTATATGAGAACAAGTGATCCAGATATTTTTGCTATTGGGGACTGTGCGCAAAAAGTGGATTTTATTACTAGAAAAAGTGTACCAGTAATGCTTGCTTCTACTGCTACTTCCGAGGCAAGAATTGCGGCTATGAATTTATATAAACTTTCTACTGTAAGAAGTTTTTTGGGGACAATTGCAATTTTTTCGACCAAAATTGGAAATAGAGTGTTTGCATCTGCAGGTCTGACGGAAGAAGAGGCAAAAAAGAATAATTTTGATATAAAAGTTGGTTATTTTGAAGGAGTGGATAAACATCCTGGTTCGCTCCCAAACACAAATAAGCAAATAGTAAAATTAATAGTTTCTAAAGAATCTGATATAATTATTGGTGGAGAAGTTGTAGGAGGAGATTCAGCAGGGGAATTGATAAATGTTATTGGTATGGAAATACAAAATTCAGTAACAATTACCGAACTTTTCATTTCACAGATAGGTACTCATCCGCTTTTAACGTCAGCTCCTACGGCTTATCCATTAATAAAAGCTGCGGAAAAGGTATTTATGTCAAAATAG
- the epsC gene encoding serine O-acetyltransferase EpsC: protein MQGFVKDFIVTIRAIRKDKEELMKKDPSIERTYQIFFHTGFQLLILYRLSHLFYRYELRFLSFLIHYISKILYSADISPAAVIDPGVVIDHAIGVVIGSTTTVGSGTLIYHNVTLGARNIQKGKRHPDIGKNVLIGSGAKILGPVRIGDNARIGANSVVLDDVPNGATFVGIPARQVFENLEKIEWII from the coding sequence GTGCAAGGATTTGTAAAAGATTTTATAGTAACTATTAGGGCTATCAGAAAAGACAAAGAAGAACTTATGAAAAAAGATCCTTCCATTGAAAGAACATACCAGATATTCTTTCACACGGGTTTTCAACTTTTGATTTTGTACAGACTTTCCCACCTGTTTTATAGATATGAATTAAGATTTCTCTCATTTTTAATTCATTATATTTCAAAAATTTTGTATTCAGCGGATATTAGTCCAGCTGCAGTTATTGATCCAGGTGTTGTTATTGATCATGCAATTGGAGTTGTTATTGGTTCAACAACAACTGTGGGTAGTGGTACTTTGATTTATCATAATGTTACCCTTGGTGCAAGAAACATTCAAAAGGGGAAAAGACATCCTGATATTGGAAAAAATGTGTTAATAGGTTCTGGAGCGAAAATTTTAGGCCCTGTAAGAATTGGTGATAATGCTAGAATAGGTGCAAATTCAGTAGTTTTAGATGATGTTCCAAATGGTGCAACATTTGTTGGGATACCTGCAAGGCAGGTTTTTGAAAATTTAGAAAAAATAGAATGGATTATATAA
- a CDS encoding PLP-dependent cysteine synthase family protein, producing the protein MIGNTPMVYIDELRIFAKLEKNNPGGSVKDRAAFFMLKGAIKDGIKTRKIVEPTSGNTGIALAWIGRKLGFDVILTMPDTMTKERIDIMRSFGADVVLTPGDKGMKGAIEKAKEIVNEKNAFMPNQFSNKYNILAHKLTTGPEVLEQMRFDVDVFVAGVGTGGTITGVGNVLKSILGERVKIVAVEPENSPVLSGGNPGKHKIQGIGAGFIPKILDLDVIDEIVKVSDEEVLKMFVYLNRKLGLNVGISSAANALVAARFANFGKVVTIFPDDVSKYISVLNVLN; encoded by the coding sequence ATGATAGGCAATACTCCAATGGTTTATATAGATGAATTGAGAATATTTGCAAAATTAGAAAAAAATAATCCAGGAGGTAGTGTAAAAGATAGAGCAGCATTTTTTATGCTAAAAGGTGCAATTAAAGATGGTATAAAGACGCGTAAAATAGTTGAACCTACAAGTGGTAATACTGGTATAGCGTTAGCTTGGATAGGTAGAAAACTAGGTTTTGATGTTATTCTTACCATGCCAGATACTATGACAAAAGAGAGAATAGACATAATGAGATCTTTTGGTGCAGATGTGGTATTAACTCCTGGAGATAAGGGTATGAAAGGTGCAATTGAAAAAGCAAAAGAAATAGTTAATGAAAAAAATGCGTTTATGCCGAATCAATTTTCAAATAAGTACAATATTTTGGCACATAAATTAACTACTGGTCCGGAGGTTTTGGAGCAGATGAGATTTGATGTAGATGTCTTTGTTGCAGGTGTGGGAACAGGTGGAACTATCACTGGAGTGGGAAATGTTTTAAAAAGTATTTTAGGTGAAAGAGTAAAGATAGTTGCAGTTGAACCGGAAAATTCGCCTGTGTTATCTGGTGGAAATCCAGGTAAGCATAAAATTCAGGGAATTGGTGCAGGATTTATACCGAAGATTTTAGATTTGGATGTTATAGATGAAATTGTAAAGGTATCCGATGAGGAAGTTTTAAAAATGTTTGTGTATTTAAATAGGAAGTTAGGTTTAAATGTTGGAATTTCATCTGCAGCCAATGCATTAGTTGCAGCAAGATTTGCAAATTTTGGTAAGGTGGTAACTATCTTTCCTGATGATGTTAGTAAGTATATTTCAGTTTTAAATGTTTTGAATTAA
- the purE gene encoding 5-(carboxyamino)imidazole ribonucleotide mutase: MIAVIAGSKSDSPVVDKVVSVLENFGVSYRIKYLSAHRTPKLLEEFIDECEKGGVKVYIAVAGGAAHLPGVVASKTVKPVIGVPVKSEDLGGLDSLLSIVQMPNDIPVATVGINRGKNAAILAIEMLALDNKELSKKLKEFRSKLVGKYL, from the coding sequence TTGATTGCTGTTATTGCGGGGAGCAAGAGTGATTCTCCTGTGGTTGATAAGGTAGTGTCCGTTTTAGAAAATTTTGGAGTGAGCTATAGGATAAAGTATTTATCTGCTCACAGAACACCTAAACTTTTAGAGGAGTTTATTGACGAGTGTGAAAAAGGTGGGGTAAAGGTTTATATTGCAGTTGCAGGTGGTGCGGCCCATTTACCAGGAGTTGTTGCTTCAAAAACCGTAAAGCCTGTTATAGGTGTTCCAGTAAAGTCCGAAGATTTAGGGGGGTTAGATTCTTTACTTTCAATTGTTCAAATGCCCAATGATATACCAGTGGCAACAGTGGGGATTAACAGGGGGAAAAATGCGGCAATTTTAGCTATTGAAATGCTAGCTTTGGATAACAAAGAACTTTCAAAAAAGTTAAAAGAATTCCGCTCAAAGCTTGTGGGGAAGTATCTTTAA
- a CDS encoding phosphoribosylaminoimidazolesuccinocarboxamide synthase — MEGKTKIVDRFDDYVILNFKDDITAGDGEKHNVLSGKGEICAEITAITMKYLNSRGIYTQFLDFERPNKIKAVSLEMFPLEVVVRLKKAGSFIRRYGGEEGEEFKEPLVEFFIKDDEKHDPMVCKNHLVLFGICSEKQVDEMIDAAKKTASELKKFFGNLGFDLWDMKFEYGVDKDGKICLGDEISPDTLRLRKTAEIFDKDVYRKDLGDPLEKYREVLEACRSLNLL, encoded by the coding sequence ATGGAGGGAAAAACAAAAATTGTAGACAGATTTGATGATTATGTTATTTTAAATTTTAAAGATGATATTACAGCTGGTGATGGGGAGAAGCATAATGTATTATCTGGAAAAGGTGAAATATGTGCTGAGATTACGGCTATAACTATGAAATATTTAAACTCAAGGGGGATATATACACAATTTTTAGATTTTGAAAGACCTAACAAAATAAAGGCGGTTTCTTTAGAAATGTTTCCGTTGGAAGTGGTTGTTAGGTTAAAAAAAGCAGGTTCGTTTATTAGAAGATATGGTGGCGAAGAAGGAGAAGAATTTAAAGAACCACTTGTTGAGTTTTTCATAAAGGATGATGAAAAACATGATCCAATGGTTTGTAAGAATCATTTAGTGCTTTTTGGAATTTGTTCAGAAAAACAAGTAGATGAAATGATTGACGCTGCAAAGAAAACAGCGTCAGAATTAAAGAAATTTTTTGGGAACTTAGGATTTGATTTATGGGATATGAAATTTGAGTACGGTGTTGACAAAGATGGTAAAATTTGTTTGGGAGATGAGATTTCTCCAGATACATTAAGGCTTAGAAAGACAGCAGAAATATTTGATAAGGATGTTTATAGAAAAGATTTGGGGGATCCTCTTGAAAAATATAGGGAGGTTTTAGAAGCATGCAGAAGTTTAAATTTGTTGTAG
- the purS gene encoding phosphoribosylformylglycinamidine synthase subunit PurS — translation MQKFKFVVDIQYKSNVRDPRGETIARVLREENDIPVESIRIGKSIHGEILANDKAEAERKVVEACEKLLVNPVTEEYEVKIE, via the coding sequence ATGCAGAAGTTTAAATTTGTTGTAGATATTCAATACAAAAGTAACGTAAGGGATCCAAGAGGAGAGACTATAGCAAGGGTACTAAGGGAAGAAAATGATATTCCAGTGGAAAGTATTAGAATAGGGAAGTCTATTCATGGTGAAATATTGGCAAATGATAAAGCTGAAGCAGAAAGAAAGGTTGTTGAAGCATGTGAAAAGTTGTTGGTAAATCCCGTTACAGAAGAATATGAGGTGAAGATAGAATGA
- the purQ gene encoding phosphoribosylformylglycinamidine synthase subunit PurQ — MRAGVIVYPGSNCDRDAYYALELAGFKTYYITTRDNLDSFDLIILPGGFSYGDYLRPGAVSARESLAVKEFAENGGMVIGICNGFQILVEMGLLSGALLQNDSGKFICKFVELEIVDNTTPFTMLYKKGEKIRLPVAHGFGRYVSVGNPNVVFKYKENINGSDDFIAGIYNGNVLGMMPHPERAVDEFLGSVDGLKLFKSVFEYIRGGNR, encoded by the coding sequence ATGAGAGCAGGGGTGATTGTTTATCCTGGTTCAAATTGTGACAGAGATGCATATTATGCGCTGGAATTGGCAGGATTTAAAACATATTATATAACAACAAGGGATAATTTAGATTCTTTTGATTTGATAATATTACCTGGTGGTTTTTCTTATGGAGATTACTTAAGACCAGGTGCGGTGTCTGCTAGAGAATCACTTGCTGTCAAAGAATTTGCAGAAAATGGTGGAATGGTAATAGGGATTTGTAATGGTTTTCAGATATTGGTTGAAATGGGATTGTTATCTGGTGCTCTTTTACAAAACGATTCTGGAAAGTTTATTTGTAAGTTTGTTGAACTTGAGATAGTGGATAATACAACTCCTTTTACTATGTTATACAAAAAAGGTGAAAAAATAAGGCTTCCTGTAGCACATGGATTTGGTAGATATGTATCTGTTGGTAATCCAAATGTGGTTTTTAAGTACAAAGAAAATATTAACGGGTCCGATGATTTTATTGCAGGTATATACAATGGAAATGTTTTAGGAATGATGCCTCATCCTGAAAGAGCAGTAGATGAGTTTTTGGGAAGTGTTGACGGATTAAAACTTTTTAAGTCAGTTTTTGAGTATATTAGAGGTGGTAATAGATGA